A stretch of the Acidobacteriota bacterium genome encodes the following:
- a CDS encoding ATP-binding protein translates to MNEKDIKELISKGESLTLDFKGELSDGFYKTISAFSNTKGGIILLGVGDKGKIVGVSPTNEFMERMTNRIIDKLTIYPEIEAVDVEEKRIIAVIVARSSFPISYEGRYYERIGNTTREMSQEKLRALLLKGKSWDLLTNNVSYEEIDIETIKRFVRLAVEKNRLPRVSLDEQPLVILEKLGLIVDGKLTNGAVILFGKDPQKHFINLCVRVGRLKTETTIIDDKWAKGNLFQQLEETINVLKQFISVRYEIKDWQREDIWDYPIPALREAVLNALIHRDYFNIANFIQIKVYDDHIWFFNLGGLPEGISIEELKVPHGSVLRNSLIAKAFYLAGEIEQYGSGTVRMVEWMKEAGLPEPEYKEEMGGFSVYFYSDIYTEENLRKMGLNERQIKAVMYVKEKRRITNKEYQELNAVSNKTAYLELIEIVKKDIFIVEGTGKNVIYTSKKVIKK, encoded by the coding sequence ATGAATGAAAAGGATATAAAAGAGCTCATATCAAAAGGGGAATCCCTAACGCTTGATTTTAAAGGGGAGCTTTCTGATGGCTTTTACAAAACCATTTCAGCTTTTTCCAACACAAAAGGAGGAATAATCCTTCTTGGCGTTGGTGATAAAGGGAAAATAGTCGGCGTAAGCCCCACAAATGAATTCATGGAAAGAATGACAAATCGAATAATTGACAAGTTAACAATCTACCCTGAAATTGAAGCCGTAGACGTGGAAGAGAAACGCATAATAGCCGTCATAGTGGCGCGTTCGAGCTTTCCTATCTCTTATGAAGGCCGTTATTATGAGCGGATAGGAAACACAACCAGAGAAATGAGTCAGGAAAAACTCAGGGCATTGCTTCTTAAAGGTAAATCATGGGACCTTCTCACCAATAATGTTTCGTATGAAGAGATAGACATCGAGACTATAAAAAGATTCGTCCGGCTTGCAGTTGAAAAGAATAGACTGCCCAGAGTTTCCCTCGACGAACAGCCGTTGGTCATCCTCGAAAAGCTCGGCTTGATTGTCGATGGCAAACTAACCAATGGCGCCGTCATTCTTTTCGGAAAAGACCCTCAGAAACATTTTATTAATCTTTGCGTTCGGGTAGGCCGTTTAAAAACTGAAACTACAATCATCGATGATAAGTGGGCAAAAGGGAATCTCTTTCAGCAACTCGAAGAGACAATCAATGTTTTGAAACAGTTCATCAGTGTCCGCTATGAAATAAAAGATTGGCAGCGGGAAGATATATGGGATTATCCGATCCCTGCACTCAGAGAAGCGGTGCTGAATGCTCTTATCCATCGAGATTATTTCAATATCGCCAATTTCATTCAGATTAAAGTTTACGATGACCACATCTGGTTTTTTAATTTAGGAGGACTTCCGGAGGGCATTTCTATCGAGGAGCTCAAAGTTCCTCATGGCTCAGTTTTGCGCAACTCCTTGATTGCCAAGGCATTTTATCTCGCCGGTGAGATTGAGCAATATGGCAGTGGCACGGTTCGAATGGTAGAATGGATGAAAGAAGCTGGACTCCCAGAGCCAGAATACAAAGAAGAAATGGGTGGATTTTCGGTATATTTCTACAGTGACATTTATACAGAGGAAAATTTGAGAAAGATGGGGTTAAACGAGCGGCAGATTAAAGCGGTGATGTATGTGAAGGAGAAAAGAAGGATTACGAATAAAGAGTATCAGGAACTTAATGCAGTGTCTAATAAGACTGCTTATCTCGAATTAATAGAAATTGTTAAAAAAGATATTTTTATAGTTGAAGGGACCGGGAAGAATGTTATCTATACTTCAAAGAAGGTAATAAAAAAGTAA